The Syntrophaceae bacterium genome has a segment encoding these proteins:
- a CDS encoding glycosyltransferase family protein: MLIEGKKIVATIEARMTSSRLPGKVLLPADGEPMLKHLVDRLRQVKSIHSIVLATTVNKADDCLEDFAKEQAIASFRGSEDDVMARVIDAADSVSADIVVEITGDCPVIDPLLVEQTIQMFLRNQCDFASNSFIRSYPDGMDTQVLSLKTLKHSAALTTDRLDREHVTLHICNHPELFRHVYLIASPDLHWPELGLTLDERKDYELLKKLIEHFGPSNPYFSCRDIIALLRSRPEWVAINREVLRKGAT; encoded by the coding sequence ATGCTGATTGAAGGCAAAAAGATAGTAGCTACTATTGAAGCAAGAATGACGTCTTCTCGGTTACCCGGCAAAGTTTTGCTGCCGGCTGACGGCGAGCCGATGCTGAAGCACCTTGTCGATCGGTTGCGGCAGGTTAAATCCATTCATAGCATTGTCCTTGCTACGACCGTAAACAAAGCGGATGATTGTCTGGAGGATTTTGCCAAAGAGCAAGCCATTGCCAGTTTCAGAGGCAGTGAGGATGACGTGATGGCCCGGGTTATCGATGCCGCCGATTCCGTGAGTGCTGATATTGTGGTGGAAATCACTGGAGATTGCCCCGTCATTGATCCATTGCTTGTCGAGCAGACGATACAGATGTTCCTTCGTAACCAGTGCGACTTCGCAAGTAATTCCTTCATTCGCAGTTATCCTGACGGAATGGATACCCAGGTTCTTTCCCTGAAAACGCTTAAACATTCTGCTGCCCTGACAACAGATCGGCTCGACCGTGAGCATGTAACGCTCCACATATGCAATCATCCTGAGCTCTTCCGACATGTCTACCTGATAGCATCTCCCGATTTACACTGGCCAGAGTTAGGATTGACCCTCGACGAGAGGAAAGATTATGAACTCCTGAAAAAGTTGATCGAACACTTCGGACCGTCAAATCCGTATTTCAGCTGCAGGGACATTATCGCTCTCCTCAGATCGAGACCCGAATGGGTGGCAATCAACCGGGAAGTGCTGCGGAAAGGAGCTACATGA
- a CDS encoding class I SAM-dependent methyltransferase codes for MHKCLICQEPIEPFMSFGRMPIANGFLRESEFDDEYFFDLRVAFCGACKMVQLVEQPAREMMFNENYAFYSGTSRNMAVHFNEFASHVKRDYLGGQDPFVVEIGSNDGIMMQHFAHWEIRHLGIEPSANVADVARQKGVNTTCAFFDEEQARQIVSRYGQADAFLGANVMCHIPYLHSVIRGIDILLKPSGVVLFEDPYLGDVIEQTSYDQIYDEHVFLFSVSSISHLFGMHGMEVVDIEPQETHGGSMRYVIARRGARPISPTVEACLAKERGMGLWEAGVYDQFRRNCERSRDELIGLLSGIRREGKRIVGYAATSKSTTIINYCGIGPDLIEFISDTTPIKQGKFSPGAHIPVRPYESFMAHYPDYALLFAYNHAREIMAKEKPFIESGGKWIVYVPRVTVLE; via the coding sequence ATGCATAAATGCCTCATCTGTCAAGAGCCTATTGAACCATTCATGTCGTTCGGACGGATGCCCATCGCCAATGGGTTTTTAAGGGAAAGCGAGTTTGACGACGAATACTTCTTCGATCTGCGGGTTGCCTTCTGTGGCGCCTGTAAAATGGTTCAGCTGGTCGAGCAACCTGCCAGGGAGATGATGTTCAACGAAAACTACGCCTTCTACTCCGGTACTTCGAGGAATATGGCCGTTCACTTTAATGAGTTTGCCTCTCACGTGAAGCGGGACTATCTCGGTGGCCAGGATCCCTTTGTGGTGGAGATCGGAAGCAACGACGGCATTATGATGCAACACTTCGCTCACTGGGAGATCCGGCATCTGGGCATCGAGCCGTCCGCGAACGTTGCCGATGTCGCGCGTCAGAAAGGCGTGAACACGACCTGCGCCTTCTTCGATGAAGAACAGGCCAGGCAGATCGTGAGCCGTTATGGTCAGGCCGACGCCTTCCTGGGGGCAAACGTGATGTGCCACATCCCCTACCTCCACTCGGTCATCCGGGGCATCGATATTCTCCTGAAACCCAGCGGAGTGGTTCTGTTCGAAGATCCCTATCTCGGCGATGTCATCGAGCAGACCTCCTATGATCAGATCTACGACGAGCACGTTTTCCTGTTCTCCGTCTCTTCCATAAGCCACCTTTTCGGTATGCACGGCATGGAAGTAGTCGACATCGAGCCTCAGGAAACCCATGGAGGATCGATGCGCTACGTCATCGCCCGTCGGGGGGCCAGACCGATTTCACCGACAGTGGAGGCCTGCCTGGCAAAGGAACGCGGCATGGGTCTTTGGGAGGCAGGTGTGTATGATCAGTTCCGTCGGAATTGTGAGCGTTCCAGAGACGAGTTGATAGGTCTCCTGTCCGGCATCCGGCGTGAGGGCAAGCGCATCGTCGGGTACGCAGCCACGTCAAAGAGCACGACGATCATCAACTATTGCGGCATCGGCCCCGATCTCATTGAATTTATCTCCGATACAACGCCCATCAAACAGGGAAAATTCAGCCCGGGAGCACACATCCCCGTGCGGCCATATGAGTCATTCATGGCCCATTACCCCGATTATGCCCTCCTGTTTGCCTACAATCATGCCCGGGAGATCATGGCGAAGGAGAAACCCTTCATTGAGTCCGGAGGGAAATGGATCGTTTACGTGCCACGGGTCACGGTGCTGGAATGA
- a CDS encoding Gfo/Idh/MocA family oxidoreductase, producing MRRFRAAVVGLGQIGQGYDYNLSDGRTVLTHARAYTCHEGYEFVAAVDTDASQRKRFTECFGLPAYADMGTMMDRLRPEVVSLCVPTSLHLSSFRQIVHFSPRAVLCEKPMTGTVSEAKEMLRLAEENRCSLLVNYIRRFEPGVLALRETLQRGDVGKIEKGVCWYSKGILNNGSHYIDLCRYLLGGVTDLFVEENTWNIQDSDPEPDVRICFEQAPVYFLAAREECFSVGRLELMGTAGQVLYDDFGETIRIRKSSADALFAGYRVLSRECIEIATDMSRYQWHVIDHLYRHLEAGEPFPSDGRSALKTLAVIEEIRKLCKESNP from the coding sequence ATGAGGCGGTTTCGGGCCGCAGTCGTGGGTTTGGGACAGATCGGACAGGGTTATGATTACAATTTGTCTGATGGTCGAACCGTTCTCACCCATGCTCGTGCCTATACATGTCACGAAGGATATGAGTTCGTAGCGGCTGTTGATACGGACGCCTCGCAGCGGAAACGGTTCACCGAGTGTTTCGGGCTTCCCGCCTATGCCGATATGGGGACCATGATGGACCGTCTCCGTCCGGAGGTTGTCTCTCTGTGTGTTCCCACATCATTACATTTATCCTCCTTCCGGCAGATCGTTCATTTCAGCCCCCGGGCGGTCCTGTGCGAGAAACCCATGACCGGCACGGTGTCCGAGGCAAAGGAGATGCTTCGACTGGCCGAAGAAAACAGATGTTCCCTCCTGGTGAACTACATCCGACGCTTTGAACCCGGCGTACTGGCCCTGCGGGAGACCCTCCAACGAGGAGATGTTGGAAAAATCGAAAAGGGGGTTTGCTGGTACAGCAAAGGGATCCTGAACAACGGGTCCCATTATATCGACTTGTGCCGTTATCTCCTGGGTGGCGTTACGGATCTGTTTGTCGAGGAAAATACTTGGAACATTCAGGATTCGGACCCTGAGCCGGATGTTCGAATCTGTTTCGAACAGGCGCCTGTCTACTTCCTTGCCGCCCGGGAGGAGTGCTTCTCCGTGGGGAGGCTGGAACTGATGGGAACGGCCGGGCAAGTCCTCTATGATGATTTCGGCGAAACAATCCGTATCCGAAAGTCCAGTGCTGATGCCCTCTTCGCCGGCTACCGTGTGTTGAGCCGCGAATGCATTGAGATTGCTACGGATATGTCGCGATACCAGTGGCATGTGATCGATCATCTCTATCGGCACCTGGAGGCAGGCGAGCCGTTTCCGTCCGACGGCCGATCAGCGCTGAAAACCCTCGCTGTCATCGAAGAGATCAGGAAATTATGCAAGGAGTCCAATCCATGA
- a CDS encoding class I SAM-dependent methyltransferase, with translation MIDKNCMQKEIFRCSEGDRYYQRNKHALEEALKSSDCDPIMRAISEVELHPKSILEIGCSSGWRLHALGEHYQAKCFGIDPSMRAIQDGMNLFPELSLQQATADEIPYTDQMFDLVILGFCLYLCDRKDLFKIACEVDRVLMNLGKLIILDFHPPFPYRNAYSHCPGLFSYKMNYAKLFTCNPAYYLIYQKIFASSPELINIPDERISVMMLNKDYDNAYPDFPYQRK, from the coding sequence GTGATCGATAAGAACTGTATGCAGAAGGAAATTTTCAGATGCTCCGAGGGGGATCGTTATTATCAGCGTAATAAACATGCCTTGGAAGAGGCATTAAAATCATCGGATTGTGATCCCATCATGCGGGCGATATCGGAGGTAGAGTTGCATCCTAAATCCATCCTGGAAATTGGATGCAGTAGTGGATGGCGTCTGCATGCACTTGGGGAGCACTATCAAGCAAAGTGTTTCGGCATTGATCCATCAATGAGGGCTATTCAGGATGGCATGAATCTCTTCCCTGAACTATCGCTTCAACAAGCTACAGCGGATGAAATTCCCTATACTGATCAAATGTTCGATCTGGTCATCCTCGGCTTCTGTCTCTATCTCTGTGACAGGAAAGATCTTTTTAAGATTGCCTGTGAAGTGGACCGTGTCTTGATGAACCTGGGAAAGCTGATTATCTTGGATTTCCACCCCCCCTTTCCGTATCGGAATGCATATTCACATTGCCCTGGTCTTTTTAGCTATAAAATGAATTATGCAAAACTCTTTACATGTAATCCAGCCTATTATCTAATTTACCAGAAAATATTTGCTAGTTCACCGGAGTTAATTAATATTCCAGATGAACGTATATCCGTAATGATGCTTAATAAAGACTATGATAATGCATATCCCGATTTCCCATACCAAAGAAAATGA
- the pseC gene encoding UDP-4-amino-4,6-dideoxy-N-acetyl-beta-L-altrosamine transaminase, producing MIPYGRQCLDESDIKAVIEVLRSDWLTTGPKVAEFESSFARCAGVKHAVAVSSGTAALHAAMYALGIGPGDEVIVPAMTFAASANCVVFQGGTPVFADVDRETLLIDPGSVEERITPRTRAIVPVDYAGQPCDYDTLRDIAHRRGLQLVDDACHALGAAYKGRPVGSLTELSCFSFHPVKHITTGEGGMITTDDPELARRMRTFRNHGITTDHRERQNTGAWFYEMVDLGFNYRLTDFQCALGISQLSKLAGWIDRRRRIASRYDEALASVPGIRPLSVRPDVVHAYHLYVVRLMGDRDEVFRRLRERGIGVNVHYIPVHLHPYYRKHFGTGPGLCPVAEEAYGQILSLPLYPGMTAEDVERVIGDLKEVTGCCGT from the coding sequence ATGATTCCTTACGGCCGGCAATGCCTTGATGAATCCGACATCAAGGCAGTCATAGAAGTTCTTCGTTCCGATTGGCTGACCACGGGACCCAAGGTGGCCGAGTTCGAATCGAGCTTTGCCCGTTGTGCAGGTGTAAAACATGCGGTGGCAGTCAGCAGCGGAACGGCAGCCCTCCATGCAGCCATGTATGCACTCGGCATCGGGCCTGGTGATGAAGTCATCGTCCCGGCCATGACATTTGCCGCTTCGGCCAATTGTGTCGTATTCCAGGGTGGGACACCGGTCTTCGCCGATGTGGACCGTGAGACGCTCCTGATCGATCCCGGAAGCGTGGAGGAGAGAATCACTCCACGGACCAGGGCGATCGTTCCTGTCGACTATGCGGGGCAACCGTGCGATTACGATACCCTGCGCGACATCGCACACCGCCGTGGCCTGCAACTGGTGGATGACGCCTGCCATGCCCTGGGGGCGGCCTACAAGGGCCGGCCAGTAGGGTCCCTGACCGAACTGAGTTGCTTCAGTTTTCATCCCGTCAAGCATATTACCACCGGTGAGGGAGGCATGATCACCACGGACGATCCTGAACTGGCCCGGCGCATGCGAACCTTCCGGAATCACGGCATCACGACGGACCATCGAGAGCGGCAGAACACGGGGGCTTGGTTCTACGAGATGGTCGACCTGGGTTTCAATTACCGGCTGACGGATTTTCAATGCGCCCTCGGAATCAGCCAGCTTTCAAAACTGGCCGGTTGGATAGACCGGCGCAGGCGGATTGCGAGCCGTTATGACGAGGCTCTGGCCTCTGTCCCCGGAATCCGCCCGCTTTCTGTGCGCCCCGATGTCGTCCACGCATATCACCTCTATGTTGTGCGCCTGATGGGAGATCGCGATGAGGTCTTTAGGAGGCTTCGAGAGAGGGGGATCGGTGTGAATGTCCATTACATTCCGGTTCACCTGCACCCCTACTACCGGAAGCACTTCGGTACCGGTCCCGGCTTATGTCCCGTTGCCGAGGAGGCTTACGGACAGATTCTTTCTCTTCCCCTCTATCCGGGAATGACTGCCGAGGATGTAGAACGGGTCATTGGTGATCTTAAGGAGGTTACCGGCTGCTGTGGCACCTGA
- a CDS encoding GNAT family N-acetyltransferase: MAEGPILETGRLRIVPFGEAYLTSRYVGWLNDPEVVRFSEQRHHKHSLASCREYWQSFSGTPHYFWAIVVSAGVRGHIGNMNAYVDEKNLVADVGILIGEKKAWSKGYGLEAWSAVCCYLLGPAGMRKVTAGTLALNAAMLRLMKKSGMVEDGRRIRHYLFDSCEVDVIHSALFRQDLQM; the protein is encoded by the coding sequence ATGGCTGAGGGACCGATTCTTGAGACAGGCCGTCTACGTATCGTTCCTTTTGGAGAGGCATATCTGACCTCCCGCTATGTCGGTTGGCTCAACGACCCCGAGGTGGTGCGTTTCAGTGAGCAGCGGCACCACAAACACTCGCTCGCGTCATGTCGGGAATACTGGCAGTCCTTTTCCGGCACGCCCCATTATTTCTGGGCCATCGTTGTTTCCGCGGGGGTACGGGGGCACATCGGCAACATGAATGCCTATGTCGATGAGAAAAACCTTGTCGCCGACGTGGGCATCCTGATCGGGGAGAAAAAGGCCTGGAGCAAAGGTTACGGACTCGAGGCCTGGTCGGCCGTTTGCTGTTATCTCCTTGGCCCTGCCGGGATGCGCAAGGTAACGGCGGGGACCTTGGCTCTGAATGCTGCCATGCTTCGCCTGATGAAAAAATCGGGCATGGTCGAGGATGGTCGGCGGATCCGGCATTATCTGTTCGATTCCTGTGAAGTGGATGTAATCCATAGCGCCCTGTTTCGACAGGATCTCCAGATGTAG
- the pseB gene encoding UDP-N-acetylglucosamine 4,6-dehydratase (inverting): MLNDKTILITGGTGSFGCKCTEIILKRYRPKRLIIFSRDELKQYEMAQVFSEKNYPSIRYFLGDVRDQERLHRAFRGVDYVIHAAALKQVPAAEYNPFEAIKTNILGAQNIINVAIDQGVQRVIALSTDKAANPINLYGATKLCSDKLFIAGNAYVGHGQTIFSVVRYGNVAGSRGSVIPFFLQCRSKGLLPITDPRMTRFWITLEQGVDFVLSCLERMVGGELFVPKLPSMNIMTLAKAIAPDCPIEIIGIRPGEKVHEVMIPRDEAIRSIEFEHYYIIQPDFRFWSRRYNGQGGETLPEDFEYNSGTNAWQLSIEEMREIIERL; encoded by the coding sequence CCGAAACGTCTCATTATCTTCAGCCGTGATGAGCTGAAACAATATGAAATGGCCCAAGTCTTCTCCGAGAAGAATTATCCAAGCATACGATATTTTCTAGGGGATGTCCGTGATCAGGAGCGTTTGCACAGGGCCTTCCGGGGAGTGGATTACGTTATACATGCGGCAGCCCTGAAACAGGTCCCGGCAGCAGAGTACAATCCCTTCGAAGCGATCAAAACCAACATTCTGGGGGCGCAGAACATCATCAATGTCGCCATTGATCAGGGGGTACAACGGGTCATTGCGCTCAGCACGGACAAGGCAGCCAATCCGATCAACCTCTATGGCGCAACGAAACTCTGTTCGGATAAGCTCTTCATTGCCGGAAACGCGTATGTTGGACACGGGCAGACAATCTTCAGCGTTGTCAGGTACGGAAACGTAGCAGGAAGCCGGGGGAGCGTGATTCCCTTTTTCCTGCAGTGCAGGTCGAAAGGGCTTCTGCCGATTACGGATCCCAGGATGACCCGTTTCTGGATAACCCTGGAACAGGGAGTGGACTTCGTTCTCTCCTGCCTGGAACGCATGGTTGGGGGAGAGCTCTTTGTCCCCAAATTGCCGAGCATGAACATCATGACCCTGGCAAAAGCCATCGCACCGGATTGCCCCATTGAAATCATAGGCATCCGGCCTGGAGAAAAAGTCCATGAAGTTATGATCCCGCGGGATGAGGCGATTCGCAGCATTGAATTTGAACATTACTACATCATTCAGCCGGATTTCCGTTTCTGGTCGCGCCGATATAACGGCCAGGGGGGAGAAACGCTTCCAGAGGATTTCGAATATAACTCCGGCACGAACGCCTGGCAGCTGTCCATCGAAGAAATGCGCGAGATAATTGAACGATTATGA
- a CDS encoding DegT/DnrJ/EryC1/StrS family aminotransferase has product MSQLALMGGDRTITKPFSRYNTIGPEESSTVQEVLKSGVLSRFLGCWDPDFFGGEQVQALEVEWAAYFSVGYAVTVNSNTSGLIAAVGAIGIEPGDEVIVSPWTMSASATSILIWNGIPVFADIEGETFNLDPLSIERNITPRTRAIMLPDIFGHAADLDAIMDLAEKHSLKVIEDAAQVPGAVYRGRYAGTIGHIGVYSLNYHKHVHTGEGGVCVTNDPVLAERLQLIRNHAEAVVEDKGVTDLTNMIGFNFRMTEIEAAIGREQLKKLPALVGQRIAAADRLTAGIRDLKGIRVPVVKAGCTHVYYVYPLVYSERETGIPRKTILAALQAEGVPIGGGYQNLHLQPLYQKRVAYGKGGFPWTAEFYKGNVSYGKGICPVAEALQDNSFISIGLCSYTFTDQEVDSVVRAFRKVWDHLDELRNV; this is encoded by the coding sequence ATGAGCCAGCTTGCCTTGATGGGGGGGGACCGGACCATCACCAAGCCTTTTTCCCGCTACAATACAATCGGGCCGGAAGAATCGTCCACGGTTCAGGAAGTCCTGAAAAGCGGCGTCCTGTCGCGCTTCCTGGGCTGTTGGGATCCGGATTTCTTCGGTGGCGAGCAGGTGCAGGCCCTGGAAGTGGAATGGGCGGCTTATTTTTCCGTGGGATACGCCGTGACGGTGAACTCCAACACGTCAGGCCTCATCGCGGCCGTCGGCGCCATCGGGATCGAGCCGGGCGACGAGGTGATCGTCAGCCCCTGGACTATGAGCGCCTCTGCAACATCCATCCTCATCTGGAACGGGATACCGGTCTTTGCCGACATTGAGGGAGAGACCTTCAACCTGGATCCGCTTTCGATAGAAAGGAACATCACACCCAGGACCAGGGCGATCATGCTGCCGGACATTTTCGGTCATGCGGCCGATTTGGATGCGATCATGGACCTGGCGGAGAAACACAGCTTGAAAGTCATCGAGGACGCCGCGCAGGTCCCGGGGGCCGTCTACCGGGGCCGCTATGCAGGCACGATCGGCCATATCGGTGTCTACAGCCTGAATTACCACAAGCACGTGCATACGGGCGAAGGGGGAGTGTGCGTTACCAACGATCCCGTCCTGGCGGAGCGCCTGCAGTTGATCCGGAACCATGCGGAGGCCGTCGTGGAGGACAAGGGGGTGACGGACCTGACCAACATGATCGGCTTCAATTTCCGCATGACCGAGATCGAGGCCGCCATCGGCCGGGAACAACTGAAGAAGCTCCCGGCCCTGGTGGGGCAGCGGATTGCCGCGGCAGACCGGTTGACTGCTGGAATCCGCGATCTGAAAGGCATCCGGGTACCCGTCGTCAAGGCCGGCTGCACCCATGTTTACTACGTCTATCCGCTCGTCTACTCGGAAAGAGAGACTGGCATCCCGCGAAAGACAATCCTGGCGGCGCTCCAAGCTGAAGGTGTTCCCATTGGAGGCGGGTACCAGAATCTGCATCTGCAGCCGCTTTATCAAAAACGGGTAGCTTACGGCAAAGGGGGATTCCCCTGGACGGCCGAATTCTACAAGGGAAATGTCTCTTACGGGAAGGGGATATGCCCGGTGGCGGAAGCTCTCCAGGACAATTCGTTCATTTCGATCGGCCTCTGTTCATACACATTCACGGATCAGGAGGTTGATTCCGTGGTCCGTGCCTTTCGCAAGGTCTGGGATCATCTTGACGAGTTGAGGAACGTATAG